From Terriglobales bacterium, the proteins below share one genomic window:
- a CDS encoding urease subunit alpha, translating into DEHLDMLMVCHHLEPGIPEDIAFAESRIRRETIAAEDILHDLGAISMMSSDSQAMGRIGEVVTRTWQTAHKMKIQRGPLAQDSSRNDNQRVKRYMAKYTINPAITHGIADEVGSIEPGKLADLVLWQPAFFGVKPEMIVKGGFIAWSVMGDANASIPTPQPVFYRPMFGAFGSATRSIAVSFVSAASMARKLPLEKRVVAVKKCRSLRKADMFHNTATPRIEVDPETYEVRADGELLTCEPASTLPLAQRYFLF; encoded by the coding sequence GACGAGCACCTGGACATGCTCATGGTGTGCCATCATCTGGAACCCGGCATCCCGGAGGACATCGCATTCGCCGAGTCGCGCATCCGCCGCGAGACCATCGCCGCCGAAGACATCCTGCACGACCTGGGCGCCATCAGCATGATGTCCAGCGATTCGCAGGCCATGGGACGCATCGGCGAGGTTGTGACCCGCACCTGGCAAACCGCGCACAAGATGAAAATCCAGCGCGGACCGCTGGCCCAGGACAGCTCACGCAACGACAATCAGCGTGTGAAACGCTATATGGCGAAGTACACCATCAATCCTGCCATCACCCACGGCATCGCTGACGAGGTGGGATCGATAGAGCCGGGAAAGCTCGCGGATCTCGTGCTCTGGCAACCGGCTTTCTTCGGCGTCAAGCCCGAGATGATCGTCAAGGGAGGATTCATCGCGTGGAGCGTGATGGGCGATGCCAACGCCTCCATTCCAACTCCGCAACCCGTTTTCTATCGGCCGATGTTCGGCGCTTTTGGCAGCGCTACCCGTTCGATCGCAGTCAGCTTCGTTTCGGCAGCGTCCATGGCGCGCAAGCTGCCTCTGGAGAAGCGGGTGGTGGCCGTCAAAAAGTGCCGTAGTCTGCGCAAGGCCGATATGTTCCACAACACGGCAACTCCAAGAATCGAGGTCGATCCCGAAACGTATGAGGTGCGCGCCGACGGAGAACTGCTGACCTGCGAGCCCGCCAGCACTCTGCCTCTGGCGCAGCGGTATTTCTTGTTTTGA